AAGTGATTTTTTCCAATATTCCATTGGTGAGGTTGATTATAAACGAACCAGGTTTGGAAATGCTATTTATATAGGTCGTAAAAAAATCGTAACAAGGATAGCGTGGGAGGGAACAATTTGTCTACAAGAGATTATTTACAATTTATCACCGAGCAGTTCGTCACTTATTTGAATATGCCTGCAGATGAAAAAAGACGGCGAAAAGAAGCTAAAAAAAGATCGAAATGGTCGTCCACAAACAAGTGGTTTGGTACACTTCCACTAGCCTTGAGGATAATGCGTCAACAATCGAATAAGCAGGCGAAATAAACGCCTGCTTCAGGTCATATGCTTATGCTTTAATGATATCGTATGTCACAATAGGATTAAGCTGTGTCGGATGCTAAGTAAAATAATCCACCATTCACGACATGGTAAGTAATTTTTGGTTGAAATCGTTCTTGTATTTCCTTGAGTTCTCGTTCCATCGTCTCATCTTCCCTATCTTCGGTGTAAAAATGATGTAATAGCTTGGTTTCTTCTTCTAATGCCTGTAAAGCTTCTACTGCCCATGAATGCTCTTGACTTTCTACATACTGATCGAGTACCGACTCAATACGTTTATAACCGCTATGAAGCTTAATCATTGGCGAAAGTGTATAGCAATAGTCGGAAATAGTCGTTTCAAGCGAAATAGCTTTTAGCAGATCCATCATATCCGATTTCAAAACGCCATTGATTAAATTGAGACCAATAGAAAACAGTTCATCTCGCTTATGTTTTCCTTGATAGCTAATTTTAATATTCGTCACTAGCCAAGGGAAGAGCGGGGTATTCACATTTGGATTGAGTTGCTGAAATAGCTTGGTGTACTTTTCTGCTTGTTGTAAATAACGTATAATCTGTTGTAAGCGTGGACTACCAAAATGGATCCATTCCCCCTTTTCCTGCCGCTTATCAGGGTTTGTTATTAGTGTAAGTTGCATGGGATCTCCTGGATAGCCCATTTTTTTTATATAATGCCAATAAAACGGTCTGTTCATAAGCACCTTGTCCATCTCCTCTGTGAGTTGAATGGTCAATACCCCGTCATGATTAGTTAAAATTGGACAGCGATGTGCTTTGAAAAAATCATACAGAAATGCATTTAAATCATGTATCTCCATATTGCTTTTCCTCCTGTATATCAGATCTTTGCGCTGACTCAATTACAGCCGAGAGATTTTGCAGTTTGATTTTAGCTTC
This genomic interval from Virgibacillus pantothenticus contains the following:
- a CDS encoding YqzE family protein, with protein sequence MSTRDYLQFITEQFVTYLNMPADEKRRRKEAKKRSKWSSTNKWFGTLPLALRIMRQQSNKQAK
- a CDS encoding YqhG family protein — encoded protein: MEIHDLNAFLYDFFKAHRCPILTNHDGVLTIQLTEEMDKVLMNRPFYWHYIKKMGYPGDPMQLTLITNPDKRQEKGEWIHFGSPRLQQIIRYLQQAEKYTKLFQQLNPNVNTPLFPWLVTNIKISYQGKHKRDELFSIGLNLINGVLKSDMMDLLKAISLETTISDYCYTLSPMIKLHSGYKRIESVLDQYVESQEHSWAVEALQALEEETKLLHHFYTEDREDETMERELKEIQERFQPKITYHVVNGGLFYLASDTA